One window from the genome of Penaeus monodon isolate SGIC_2016 chromosome 4, NSTDA_Pmon_1, whole genome shotgun sequence encodes:
- the LOC119572490 gene encoding uncharacterized protein LOC119572490 has translation MCDNHRGISLLWSPGKILERLLLNCLICHLEKGLPKSQCGFCKDRGTVHAIFAAYQLQGKCQEHNDKIYCNFLDLTKELSMEGLWRIMQKFGFQMTRQLHNGMQAQVQNKYRVQETLPSPVCKFLFADNCALNAKSAADMQFSMDRYAQACRNFGLTISTKKIVLHQPHPGEDPIDQASFLRGMLKCGLLHIPGQHSLKTNP, from the exons ATGTGCGACAACCATCGTGGCATTTCCTTGCTCTGGAGTCCTGGTAAGATCTTGGAAAGACTCTTACTCAACTGCCTTATCTGCCACCTAGAAAAAGGCCTCCCCAAGTCTCAATGTGGCTTCTGCAAGGACAGAGGAACAGTCCATGCGATATTTGCAGCATACCAACTCCAAGGGAAGTGTCAAGAGCATAATGATAAGATTTATTGCAATTTTCTCGACCTAACCAAGGAATTGAGCATGGAAGGCCTCTGGAGAATCATGCAGAAGTTTGGCTTCCAAATGACACGTCAGTTACACAATGGAATGCAAGCTCAG GTTCAGAACAAATATAGGGTCCAAGAGACACTGCCATCACCAGTCTGCAAATTCCTCTTTGCTGACAATTGTGCTCTCAACGCCAAAAGTGCAGCGGACATGCAGTTCAGCATGGACCGCTATGCCCAAGCCTGTCGCAACTTTGGCTTAACTATAAGCACAAAGAAAATTGTGTTGCACCAGCCACACCCTGGAGAGGACCCTATTGACCAAGCGTCCTTTCTAAGGGGAATGCTTAAATGTGGACTACTTCACATACCTGGGCAGCACTCTCTCAAGACAAATCCATAA